In the genome of Pongo pygmaeus isolate AG05252 chromosome 9, NHGRI_mPonPyg2-v2.0_pri, whole genome shotgun sequence, one region contains:
- the LOC129008761 gene encoding olfactory receptor 10N1-like: MRNHTLLNEFILQGIPQTEGLEAVLCAVFSFIYLFTLLGNLLILTAIVSSSTLHTPMYFFLGLLSTFDILFPPVTCPKMLLYLSGQSPVISFKGCALQLFFYHLLGSAEGCLYSVMSYDRFVAICHPLRCMLIMKPGVCVSLVVVAGLVGCLHATILTSFTFLLSYCGPNQVDYFYCDIPAVLPVACTDSALAQRVGSINIGFLALTLLISVCVCYTRTGIAILRICSSEGRQKAFSTCSAHLIAILCAYGPVIIIYLKSTSNPLLGAMVQILNNVVSPMLNSLIYSLRNKEVKRSLKRVFQNVLLTVCE, from the coding sequence ATGAGGAATCACACATTGCTGAATGAGTTCATTCTACAGGGAATACCTCAGACAGAGGGACTGGAGGCTGTACTCTGTGCTGTCTTCTCATTCATCTACCTCTTCACCCTACTTGGAAATTTACTCATCCTTACAGCGATTGTTTCTTCCTCTACCCTTCACACTCCTATGTATTTCTTCTTGGGACTCCTGTCTACTTTTGACATATTGTTCCCACCTGTAACATGTCCCAAGATGCTATTGTATCTCTCTGGCCAGAGCCCAGTCATTTCTTTTAAGGGATGTGCTTTACAGCTCTTCTTCTATCACTTGCTGGGTTCTGCTGAAGGCTGCCTCTATTCTGTGATGTCTTATGATCGCTTTGTTGCCATTTGTCACCCACTGAGATGTATGCTCATCATGAAGCCTGGAGTCTGTGTCAGCTTGGTTGTGGTGGCCGGGTTGGTGGGTTGTCTTCACGCCACCATTCTGACCTCCTTTACCTTTCTGTTGTCCTACTGTGGCCCTAATCAGGTGGACTACTTCTACTGTGACATTCCTGCTGTTTTACCCGTGGCTTGTACTGACAGTGCCCTGGCCCAGAGGGTGGGTTCCATAAATATTGGCTTTCTGGCTTTAACACTTTTGATCAGTGTCTGCGTCTGCTACACTCGCACTGGGATTGCCATCTTGAGAATCTGCTCATCAGAGGGCAGGCAGAAAGCCTTCTCCACCTGCAGTGCTCACCTCATTGCAATCCTCTGTGCCTATGGACCTGTAATCATCATCTATCTGAAGTCCACATCCAACCCCTTGCTTGGTGCCATGGtgcaaatattaaataatgttgTCTCACCCATGCTGAACTCGTTAATCTATTCCTTAAGGAACAAGGAAGTGAAAAGGTCCCTGAAAAGAGTATTCCAAAATGTTTTACTTACTGTTTGTGAATAA
- the LOC129008760 gene encoding LOW QUALITY PROTEIN: putative olfactory receptor 10D4 (The sequence of the model RefSeq protein was modified relative to this genomic sequence to represent the inferred CDS: substituted 1 base at 1 genomic stop codon) — MRNHTMVTEFILLGIPETEGLETALLFLFSSFYLCTLLGNVLILTAIISSTRLHTPMYFFLGNLSIFDLSFSSTTAPKMLFYLSGNSHAISYAGCLSQLFFYHFLGCTECFLYTVMACDRFVAICFPLRYTFIMNHRVCFTLATGTWMSGCVHAMILTSLTFQLPYRGSNKVGYYFCDIPAVLPLACKDTSLAXRVGFTNVGLLSLICFFLILVSYTCIGISISKIRSAEGRQRAFSTCSTHLTAILCAYGPVIIIFLQPNPSALLGAIIQILNNLVTPMLNPLIYSLRNKDVKSALRNVFPKKSFALGNK; from the coding sequence ATGAGAAATCACACAATGGTGACTGAATTCATCCTTCTGGGAATCCCTGAGACAGAGGGCCTAGAGACAGCCCTTTTATTCCTGTTCTCCTCATTTTATTTATGCACCCTCTTGGGAAACGTGCTTATCCTTACAGCTATCATCTCCTCCACTCGACTTCACACTCCTATGTATTTTTTCTTGGGAAACCTCTCCATCTTTGACCTGAGTTTCTCTTCGACAACTGCTCCCAAGATGCTGTTCTACCTTTCAGGGAACAGCCACGCTATCTCATATGCAGGCTGCTTGTCCCAGCTTTTCTTCTACCATTTCCTAGGCTGTACCGAGTGTTTCCTCTACACAGTGATGGCCTGTGACCGCTTTGTTGCCATATGTTTTCCTTTGAGATACACGTTCATCATGAACCACAGGGTGTGCTTTACGTTGGCCACAGGGACCTGGATGAGTGGCTGTGTCCATGCCATGATCCTAACATCCCTCACCTTCCAGTTACCTTACCGTGGCTCTAACAAGGTGGGCTATTACTTCTGTGATATTCCTGCAGTGTTACCTCTAGCCTGTAAGGACACATCCTTAGCCTAGAGGGTAGGTTTTACAAATGTTGGTCTTTTGTCTCTCATTTGCTTTTTTCTCATCCTTGTTTCCTATACTTGCATTGGGATTTCCATATCAAAAATCCGCTCAGCAGAGGGCAGGCAGCGGGCCTTCTCCACCTGCAGCACTCACCTCACTGCAATCCTTTGTGCTTATGGGCCAGTCATCATCATCTTTCTACAACCCAATCCCAGTGCTTTGCTTGGTGCCATAATTCAGATATTGAATAATCTGGTAACCCCAATGTTGAATCCACTAATCTATAGCCTTAGGAATAAGGATGTAAAATCAGCCCTGAGGAATGTATTTCCCAAGAAAAGCTTTGCTCTgggaaataaatga